The DNA sequence GATGCTTTTAGGGCTTCACCCCATCGATGGAGGCGAGCTCACACTGCTTGGAAAGTCGATTCAAACGCAAGAAGATCGTCAGGCGCTTAAAGCCAGCATCGGTTATGTCAGCCAGCACTTTGCACTTTACAATGACATGAGTGTCGAGGAGAATCTGCTCTATTTTGCTTCCATGAGAGGCATCACTATGAATGTTGCGAAGAGTCGCATTGCACGTTATGCCCTAGAATTGGGCTTTGATGAATACCTCAATGCAATGCCTCAAGAGTTACCACTCGGCATCAATCAGCGTTTTTCACTTGCCTCTGCACTCTTGCATGAGCCTGTCATTTTGTTTCTCGATGAGCCAACCTCAGGTGTCGATGCTATCGCACGAGCAAAATTTTGGGAGCTTCTCAGAGCGCTTAAAGAGCGTTGGGAAATCGCCATTTTAATTACCACACACTACATGAGCGAAGCAGAATTTTGCGATCGTGTGGTGTTATTGCGCCAAGGCAAAAAGATCGCCGATCATACCATTGCGGAGTTTTACGCAGAACATCCCAAAGCGCAAAGTTTTGAAGAGATTTTCTTGGAGTACTACCGATGAAACTGGGTGTTGTTAAAGCGTATGTGCTCAAAGAACTCACGGAGATTATAAGATCACGGCTCATCATCATGGTTTATTTGATGCCAACGATGGTGTTGGTTTTGTTTGGCTATGGCATTCGTATGGAAGTAACAAGTGCTCGCACACTCATCATCGACAATGACCAGAGCCACTATTCGCAGCTTCTTGTGAGCAAGTTTGAACACTCCAAATACTTTGATGCTACCATCGAAAAACGAGGCGAAGCTAAGGCTCTTGATGAAATTCACAAAGCAAAAAGCGACATACTCATCATCATTCCTGAAAGCTTTGAAAAACGACTTCTGCACAGGCAAGCCACACAAATTGGCGTGTTTGTCGATGCCGCCTTCCCGATGCGAGGCTCAACGATGGAGAGCTATGTCAAAGGTGTTGTTCTTGATGCTGCTAGCCAGATGTTAGAGCGTTTAGGGGGCAATGTTCCAACGATTAGCATTAACCAGCGTACACTCTTTAACCAAGCGATGCGTGATGAAGATGCCATCGTTCCAGGGCTCATTGGGCTTGTCATGCTTATTGCCCCTGCGATTTTGAGCGCACTATTGATCGTTAAAGAGAAAGAGAGAGGGACTATCTTTAATTTTTATGCCTCACCTGTCTCTAAAGGGGAGTTTATCGCTGCGAAGTTGATTCCTGTTTTTTTGCTGCATTCCATCAATATTTTT is a window from the Sulfurospirillum oryzae genome containing:
- a CDS encoding ABC transporter permease gives rise to the protein MKLGVVKAYVLKELTEIIRSRLIIMVYLMPTMVLVLFGYGIRMEVTSARTLIIDNDQSHYSQLLVSKFEHSKYFDATIEKRGEAKALDEIHKAKSDILIIIPESFEKRLLHRQATQIGVFVDAAFPMRGSTMESYVKGVVLDAASQMLERLGGNVPTISINQRTLFNQAMRDEDAIVPGLIGLVMLIAPAILSALLIVKEKERGTIFNFYASPVSKGEFIAAKLIPVFLLHSINIFILFLWATYLFEVPFRGSFLLYWLTSELYLVISLSIGMLISIITRTQIVAVVLTVIVTIIPGFLYSGILMPISSMVGVSRYEAHVFPVMYYNHILYDVFLVGEGLASSKTVTYIFILALYAFCMLTLGSFLLKKELR